A window of Streptomyces sp. SAI-127 contains these coding sequences:
- a CDS encoding oxidoreductase: MATTRPVALVTGASSGIGKETARAFAAAGFEVIGTGRRTSGLTPPAGVTYLDLDVGSDESATAAVAEVVDRFGRIDVLVNNAGIGASGAVEENSLAQAENVLNINILGVIRMTKAVLPHMRAQGSGRVINISSVLGVAPQPFMALYVASKHAIEGYSESLDHEVREHGVRVLLVQPAYTRTSFDANAAQPDTPLPLYAERRRAFDEMVAEAMEKGDDPAVVAKVIVTAATDKKPKLRYTAGPLASRVTTARRLVPAGTFDKQIRKNNRLPA, from the coding sequence ATGGCGACAACTCGACCGGTGGCGCTCGTGACAGGTGCCTCTTCGGGGATCGGCAAGGAGACGGCCCGCGCTTTCGCCGCGGCGGGTTTCGAGGTGATCGGAACCGGCCGCAGGACCTCCGGGCTCACCCCGCCCGCCGGGGTGACGTACCTCGACCTCGACGTGGGCAGTGACGAGTCGGCCACCGCCGCGGTCGCTGAGGTGGTCGACCGGTTCGGACGCATCGACGTGCTGGTCAACAACGCCGGCATCGGCGCGTCCGGCGCCGTCGAGGAGAACTCACTCGCCCAGGCCGAGAACGTCCTGAACATCAACATCCTGGGTGTCATCCGCATGACGAAGGCCGTCCTGCCGCACATGCGCGCCCAGGGCAGCGGACGCGTCATCAACATCTCGTCCGTCCTGGGCGTCGCCCCCCAGCCCTTCATGGCCCTCTACGTCGCATCGAAGCACGCCATCGAGGGCTACTCCGAGTCGCTGGACCACGAGGTCCGCGAGCACGGCGTGCGGGTCCTGCTCGTCCAGCCCGCCTACACCAGGACCAGCTTCGACGCCAACGCCGCGCAGCCCGACACTCCGTTGCCGTTGTACGCGGAGCGCCGACGCGCCTTCGACGAGATGGTCGCGGAGGCGATGGAGAAGGGCGACGACCCCGCCGTCGTCGCCAAGGTGATCGTCACCGCGGCCACCGACAAGAAGCCGAAGCTGCGCTACACCGCCGGCCCGCTGGCCTCACGCGTCACCACCGCGCGCCGCCTCGTCCCCGCCGGAACGTTCGACAAGCAGATCCGCAAGAACAATCGCCTGCCCGCCTGA
- a CDS encoding HAMP domain-containing protein — protein MSSTSTQARDKAPGEQELRQLLAGLTAVRDGDFGTRLPSDGQGLLSDIATVFNGMVDQLSVFTSEVTRVAREVGTEGTLGGQAEVPGVSGTWADLTDSVNAMAGNLTTQVRDIAQVATAVAKGDLSQKIDVPARGEILQLKETVNTMVDQLSAFADEVTRVAREVGSEGRLGGQAQVPGVGGVWRDLTDSVNFMAGNLTSQVRNVAQVTTAVAQGDLSQKITVDARGEILELKNTINTMVDQLSAFADEVTRVAREVGTEGRLGGQADVKGVKGTWRDLTDSVNFMGGNLTAQVRNVAQVATAVAQGDLSQKITVDARGEILELKNTINTMVDQLSAFADEVTRVAREVGTEGNLGGQAIVRGVSGTWKDLTDNVNVMASNLTGQVRSIAQVATAVARGDLSQKITVEAKGEVAALADVINTMVDTLSAFADEVTRVAREVGTEGRLGGQAHVPNVAGTWKDLTDNVNSMANNLTGQVRNIALVTTAVANGDLSKKIDVDARGEILELKTTINTMVDQLSSFAAEVTRVAREVGSEGRLGGQAEVEGVEGTWKRLTENVNELAGNLTRQVRAIAEVTSAVAEGDLTRSITVEASGEVADLKDNINSMVESLRETTRANQEQDWLKTNLTRISSLMQGHRDLPVVAELIMDELTPLVSAQYGAFYLAEDTARGPELRLVGSYGYPDDDERPTRIPVGRSLVGQAARNRRTVTVEELPAGYVTISSGLGHAVPTALVVLPIVVEEQVLGVIELASVTRFTQIHQDFLTQLMPTIGVNLNTIVANVRTDELLDESQRLTAELQARSEELQVQQDELQRSNAELEEKASLLASQNRDIEAKNLQIEQARQELETRAQQLSLASKYKSEFLANMSHELRTPLNSLLILAQLLAQNPSRNLTPKQVEYAGIIHSAGSDLLQLINDILDLSKVEAGKMDVAPERVPLRKLLEYVEATFRPMTTQKSLDFTVDTAPGTPADLLTDDSRLRQILRNLLSNAVKFTEQGGVELRIEPAADREVPPGVHRGGPVVAFRVKDTGIGIPQQQLETIFGAFQQADGTTSRKYGGTGLGLSITREIAHLLGGAVTVDSIPGQGSTFTLYLPVARADFEELMETGGRPAEQPYDTSASEEAAEPRQLAAPAPSPEQRRRRLLVIEERPRGLLTLVAERAVADLAYDSDDPHGGIDIITAVGAQEAASTLAADPCHCVVLELGMRHDEGANFLEAMRGDSALASVPVLIHTGHRVNLGQEQGLRALAGDRPMDFLASLDDLRERITLHLSAEQPGDVLSLVRPEEPQRPAAQAVDDSFVGRTVLVVDDDARNLFALSGVLELHGFQVLHADNGRKGIEMLLAHPDISLVLMDVMMPEMDGYAATAEIRSMPQYAELPIIAVTAKAMPGDQEKSLASGANDYVTKPVDTGDLIARVRRWLPA, from the coding sequence ATGAGCAGCACGTCGACTCAGGCCCGGGACAAGGCTCCGGGCGAGCAGGAGCTACGGCAGTTGCTGGCCGGGCTGACCGCCGTGCGCGACGGGGACTTCGGTACCCGGCTGCCGTCCGACGGACAGGGCCTGCTGAGTGACATCGCCACGGTCTTCAACGGCATGGTCGACCAGCTCTCCGTGTTCACGTCGGAAGTCACCCGGGTGGCCCGCGAGGTGGGCACCGAGGGCACGCTGGGCGGCCAGGCCGAGGTGCCGGGAGTCTCCGGCACCTGGGCGGATCTGACCGACTCGGTCAACGCGATGGCGGGCAACCTGACCACCCAGGTCCGGGACATCGCCCAGGTGGCGACGGCGGTGGCCAAGGGCGACCTGTCGCAGAAGATCGACGTGCCCGCGCGCGGGGAGATCCTTCAGCTGAAGGAGACCGTCAACACGATGGTCGACCAGCTCTCCGCCTTCGCCGACGAAGTCACCCGCGTCGCCCGCGAGGTGGGCAGCGAGGGCCGCCTCGGCGGACAGGCCCAGGTGCCCGGCGTGGGCGGTGTGTGGCGGGACCTGACCGATTCGGTCAACTTCATGGCGGGAAACCTCACCTCCCAGGTCCGCAACGTCGCCCAGGTGACGACGGCGGTGGCACAGGGCGACCTCTCCCAGAAGATCACCGTCGACGCCCGCGGCGAGATCCTCGAACTCAAGAACACCATCAACACGATGGTCGACCAGCTCTCCGCCTTCGCCGACGAAGTCACCCGCGTCGCCCGAGAAGTCGGCACCGAGGGCCGGCTCGGCGGGCAGGCCGACGTCAAGGGCGTCAAGGGCACCTGGCGCGATCTCACGGACTCCGTGAACTTCATGGGCGGCAACCTCACCGCTCAGGTCCGCAACGTCGCCCAGGTGGCCACGGCGGTGGCACAGGGCGACCTCTCCCAGAAGATCACCGTCGACGCCCGCGGCGAGATCCTCGAACTCAAGAACACCATCAACACGATGGTCGACCAGCTCTCCGCCTTCGCCGACGAAGTCACCCGCGTCGCCCGAGAAGTCGGCACCGAGGGCAACCTCGGCGGGCAGGCGATCGTGCGGGGCGTGTCGGGGACCTGGAAGGACCTGACGGACAACGTCAACGTGATGGCCTCGAACCTGACCGGGCAGGTCCGCTCGATCGCCCAGGTGGCCACCGCCGTCGCACGCGGCGACCTCTCCCAGAAGATCACCGTGGAGGCCAAGGGCGAGGTCGCCGCTCTGGCGGACGTCATCAACACCATGGTCGACACGCTCTCCGCGTTCGCCGACGAGGTCACCCGCGTGGCCCGCGAGGTCGGCACCGAGGGCCGCCTGGGCGGTCAGGCGCACGTGCCGAACGTGGCCGGCACCTGGAAGGACCTCACGGACAACGTCAACTCGATGGCCAACAACCTCACCGGGCAGGTGCGCAACATCGCCCTGGTGACGACGGCGGTGGCCAACGGCGATCTGTCGAAGAAGATCGACGTCGACGCCCGGGGCGAGATCCTGGAGCTGAAGACCACCATCAACACCATGGTCGACCAGCTGTCGTCGTTCGCCGCCGAGGTCACCCGTGTCGCCCGCGAGGTCGGCAGCGAGGGCCGGCTCGGCGGACAGGCCGAGGTGGAGGGCGTCGAGGGCACCTGGAAGCGGCTGACGGAGAACGTCAACGAACTGGCCGGGAACCTCACCCGGCAGGTCCGCGCGATCGCCGAGGTCACCAGCGCCGTCGCCGAGGGCGACCTGACCCGCTCGATCACGGTGGAGGCCTCCGGCGAGGTCGCCGACCTCAAGGACAACATCAACTCCATGGTGGAGTCCCTGCGCGAGACCACCCGGGCCAACCAGGAACAGGACTGGCTCAAGACCAACCTGACCCGGATCTCCAGCCTGATGCAGGGCCACCGCGATCTGCCGGTGGTCGCCGAGCTGATCATGGACGAGCTCACGCCGTTGGTCTCGGCCCAGTACGGCGCCTTCTACCTGGCGGAGGACACCGCGCGGGGGCCCGAGCTGCGGCTGGTGGGCTCGTACGGCTATCCGGACGACGACGAGCGGCCCACCCGTATCCCGGTCGGGCGCTCGCTGGTCGGGCAGGCAGCGCGCAACCGCCGTACCGTCACCGTGGAAGAGCTGCCCGCCGGGTACGTCACCATCTCCTCGGGCCTCGGGCACGCCGTGCCCACCGCTCTGGTGGTGCTGCCCATCGTGGTCGAGGAGCAGGTCCTCGGCGTGATCGAGCTGGCGTCCGTCACCCGCTTCACCCAGATCCACCAGGACTTCCTGACGCAGCTGATGCCGACCATCGGCGTCAACCTCAACACCATCGTCGCCAACGTCCGCACCGACGAGCTGCTGGACGAGTCCCAGCGGCTGACCGCCGAACTCCAGGCCCGCTCCGAGGAGTTGCAGGTCCAGCAGGACGAACTCCAGCGCTCCAACGCCGAGCTGGAGGAGAAGGCCTCCCTGCTGGCCTCGCAGAACCGCGACATCGAGGCCAAGAACCTCCAGATCGAGCAGGCCCGGCAGGAACTGGAGACCCGCGCGCAGCAGTTGTCGCTGGCCTCCAAGTACAAGTCGGAGTTCCTGGCCAACATGAGCCACGAGCTGCGCACCCCGCTCAACAGCCTGCTGATCCTGGCCCAGTTGCTGGCGCAGAACCCCTCGCGCAACCTCACCCCGAAGCAGGTCGAGTACGCGGGCATCATCCACTCGGCGGGCTCGGACCTGCTCCAGCTGATCAACGACATCCTCGACCTGTCCAAGGTCGAGGCGGGCAAGATGGACGTCGCCCCCGAGCGGGTCCCGCTGCGCAAGCTCCTGGAGTACGTCGAGGCGACGTTCCGCCCCATGACGACGCAGAAGAGCCTGGACTTCACGGTGGACACCGCGCCCGGCACCCCTGCCGACCTGCTCACCGACGACTCCCGGCTGCGCCAGATCCTGCGCAACCTGCTGTCGAACGCGGTGAAGTTCACCGAACAGGGCGGTGTGGAGCTGCGGATCGAGCCCGCCGCCGACCGGGAGGTGCCGCCGGGCGTGCACCGGGGCGGCCCGGTCGTGGCGTTCCGGGTCAAGGACACCGGTATCGGCATCCCACAGCAGCAACTGGAGACGATCTTCGGCGCGTTCCAGCAGGCCGACGGGACGACCAGCCGCAAGTACGGCGGCACAGGACTCGGGCTGTCCATCACCCGGGAGATCGCCCATCTGCTGGGCGGCGCGGTCACGGTCGACAGCATCCCCGGCCAGGGCAGCACCTTCACCCTGTACCTGCCCGTCGCGCGCGCCGACTTCGAGGAACTGATGGAGACAGGCGGACGTCCGGCGGAACAGCCGTACGACACCTCCGCCTCCGAGGAGGCGGCCGAGCCCCGGCAGCTCGCTGCTCCGGCGCCCTCCCCCGAGCAGCGCAGACGCCGTCTGCTGGTCATCGAGGAGCGCCCGCGCGGTCTGCTCACGCTCGTCGCCGAGCGGGCCGTCGCGGACCTCGCGTACGACTCCGACGATCCGCACGGGGGGATCGACATCATCACCGCCGTAGGAGCGCAGGAAGCGGCGAGCACACTGGCGGCCGACCCCTGCCACTGCGTCGTCCTCGAACTCGGCATGCGGCACGACGAGGGCGCCAACTTCCTGGAGGCCATGCGCGGCGACTCGGCGCTGGCCAGCGTGCCGGTCCTGATCCATACCGGACACCGTGTAAACCTCGGCCAGGAGCAGGGGCTGCGGGCCCTGGCGGGCGACCGGCCAATGGACTTCCTGGCCAGCCTGGACGATCTGCGCGAGCGCATCACCCTGCACCTGTCCGCCGAGCAGCCGGGCGACGTGCTGTCGCTGGTGCGCCCCGAGGAGCCGCAGCGCCCCGCCGCCCAGGCGGTGGACGACTCCTTTGTCGGCCGGACGGTCCTCGTGGTCGACGACGACGCGCGCAACCTCTTCGCGCTCAGCGGGGTGCTGGAACTGCACGGCTTCCAGGTCCTGCACGCGGACAACGGCCGCAAGGGCATCGAGATGCTGCTCGCCCACCCGGACATCTCGCTGGTCCTGATGGACGTGATGATGCCGGAGATGGACGGTTACGCCGCCACCGCGGAGATCCGTTCGATGCCGCAGTACGCGGAGCTGCCGATCATCGCGGTCACCGCGAAGGCCATGCCCGGCGACCAGGAGAAGAGCCTCGCGTCGGGTGCCAACGACTACGTCACCAAACCCGTCGACACCGGCGACCTCATCGCCCGGGTCCGACGGTGGCTGCCCGCGTGA
- a CDS encoding ATP-binding protein has product MNGVLEMVGRLRILPEECAWMPEAAPAEVTVALDGADGCIADARAQTSKFLTRVQGEYGLPVSARAMDLGQLVVSELVTNALKYAPGPVLLQLRITDAMLEIEVWDTDPTLPLARAADAGRVGQHGLEIVMAVVQGIEVRREAVGKRIKARLALFDDPQQDFSG; this is encoded by the coding sequence ATGAACGGGGTATTGGAGATGGTCGGCAGGCTGCGGATCCTGCCTGAGGAGTGTGCGTGGATGCCGGAAGCCGCACCTGCCGAGGTGACCGTGGCACTGGACGGAGCGGACGGCTGTATCGCCGACGCCCGGGCCCAGACGTCGAAGTTCCTGACGCGGGTGCAGGGCGAGTACGGGCTGCCGGTGTCGGCCCGCGCCATGGACCTGGGGCAGCTGGTGGTCAGCGAGTTGGTCACCAACGCGCTGAAATACGCGCCCGGGCCGGTGCTGCTGCAGCTGCGCATCACCGACGCCATGCTGGAGATCGAGGTGTGGGACACCGATCCGACGCTTCCGCTTGCCCGCGCCGCCGACGCCGGTCGGGTGGGCCAGCACGGTCTGGAGATCGTGATGGCGGTGGTACAGGGAATCGAGGTACGCCGCGAGGCCGTCGGTAAGCGCATCAAGGCCCGCCTCGCGTTGTTCGACGACCCGCAGCAGGACTTCTCCGGCTGA
- a CDS encoding STAS domain-containing protein codes for MTDNREAVGHGRLSVVRTDSDGITVLGLDGEIDHQSVGGLTRALSVADAPEGHRVVIDLTQVTFMDSSGVNALIAAYQSALAAQGWLRLVVARGAVLRTLQLVGLDAVVPCHPTLEGALATTRPDA; via the coding sequence GTGACAGACAACCGGGAAGCAGTGGGACACGGCAGACTGTCCGTGGTCCGGACCGATTCCGACGGCATCACCGTGCTCGGCCTCGACGGAGAGATCGACCACCAGAGCGTGGGCGGCCTGACGCGGGCCCTGTCTGTGGCCGACGCCCCTGAGGGGCACCGGGTGGTCATCGATCTGACCCAAGTCACTTTCATGGACTCCAGCGGTGTCAACGCTCTGATCGCCGCCTACCAGTCCGCTCTGGCCGCGCAGGGATGGCTACGGCTCGTGGTGGCGCGGGGCGCCGTACTGCGCACCTTGCAGCTCGTGGGACTCGACGCCGTCGTCCCCTGTCACCCGACCCTGGAGGGTGCCCTCGCGACGACGCGGCCGGACGCGTGA
- a CDS encoding SRPBCC family protein, translated as MSGQFEAVVEVDRPAAEVFAYLADGRNDPQFSPRVLKIERIPDTPTAVGTVFRSTVKDAGMKTAREFRITELEPPVKLRWAEVSKNSVTVREGGYDLESLADGRTRVRIFNLLEGHGLGKLLVGLALAAARKDAPAFGSRIKTAAEKAIVPG; from the coding sequence ATGTCTGGACAGTTCGAAGCGGTGGTGGAGGTCGATCGACCTGCGGCGGAGGTGTTCGCCTACCTCGCCGACGGGCGCAACGATCCTCAGTTCAGCCCCCGGGTCCTCAAGATCGAGAGGATCCCGGACACCCCGACCGCTGTGGGCACGGTGTTCCGGAGCACCGTCAAGGACGCGGGCATGAAGACCGCCCGGGAGTTCCGCATCACCGAACTCGAACCGCCGGTGAAGCTCCGCTGGGCCGAGGTGTCCAAGAACAGCGTGACGGTGCGCGAAGGTGGCTACGACCTGGAGTCCCTGGCCGACGGCAGGACTCGCGTCCGTATCTTCAACCTCCTGGAGGGCCACGGTCTGGGCAAGCTGCTGGTCGGTCTGGCGCTGGCAGCGGCCCGCAAGGACGCCCCTGCCTTCGGCAGCCGGATCAAGACGGCCGCCGAGAAGGCGATCGTTCCTGGCTGA